A single window of Coffea eugenioides isolate CCC68of chromosome 7, Ceug_1.0, whole genome shotgun sequence DNA harbors:
- the LOC113777014 gene encoding pentatricopeptide repeat-containing protein At3g22470, mitochondrial-like, with the protein MKNHYSSVFPLVRDMCVKGMVVDECTLNVVINCYCLVGRVDLGFSVLGGFFKRGIVPNVVTFNTPLRGLFQEHKALQAHELFKKIIYEKLCEPDEVTSGIVIRGLCQKGNTGTAIDFLRAMEKQKRPCKPNAIIYSTIIDSLCKDKMVDEALALLQVYKIVPDVITFSIVVDALCKERHIEDADEIVQIMIQQGQNPDRGTHSSLMDGYCLQRRIDDARRIFNTMVASGLTPDLHSYGILINAYSKTKKVEAAMNLFREIRHQGLTPNIVIYNTVLQGLFSSRRRLDSPRHLFKNLFLKGLDPHVKTYKTMIAGLLSEGLLVEAKELVAKMEEKGCLADSVTYNVILHGLLTGGHYEDAMAYYEEMVHRVFSLDASTFSILLDSATEK; encoded by the exons ATGAAGAATCATTATTCTTCTGTTTTTCCCCTAGTTAGAGATATGTGCGTCAAAGGCATGGTGGTTGATGAGTGCACCCTCAATGTTGTGATTAATTGTTATTGTCTGGTGGGTCGAGTGGATTTGGGGTTTTCTGTACTGGGTGGATTCTTTAAGCGTGGTATTGTGCCCAATGTAGTCACCTTTAATACTCCACTCAGAGGACTGTTTCAAGAACATAAGGCTCTCCAGGCACACGAATTGTTCAAAAAGAtaatatatgaaaaactttgtgAGCCCGATGAAGTTACGTCTGGGATTGTGATACGTGGACTTTGTCAGAAGGGAAACACTGGAACTGCCATTGACTTCCTCCGAGcaatggaaaaacaaaaaagaccATGTAAACCTAATGCAATTATTTACAGTACCATCATTGACAGCTTGTGCAAGGATAAAATGGTTGATGAAGCTCTTGCCCTCTTACAG GTTTATAAAATTGTTCCAGATGTTATTACTTTTAGTATAGTGGTGGATGCACTATGTAAGGAAAGGCATATAGAAGATGCTGACGAGATAGTCCAGATCATGATCCAGCAAGGTCAAAATCCCGACCGGGGCACACACAGTTCCTTAATGGATGGGTACTGTTTACAGAGGCGAATAGATGATGCAAGGAGAATTTTCAATACCATGGTTGCTAGTGGCCTTACACCTGATCTCCATAGCTATGGTATTCTAATAAATGCCTATTCCAAGACCAAGAAAGTGGAAGCAGCCATGAATCTCTTTCGAGAGATTCGACATCAAGGTTTAACACCTAATATCGTTATTTATAACACTGTGTTGCAGGGGTTATTTAGTTCAAGAAG GAGGCTCGATAGTCCCCGACATCTTTTCAAAAATCTCTTCCTCAAAGGATTGGACCCTCAtgtcaaaacatacaaaaccaTGATTGCTGGCCTGCTTTCAGAAGGTTTGCTTGTCGAAGCTAAAGAGCTTGTTGCAAAAATGGAAGAGAAGGGTTGCCTGGCAGATAGTGTTACATACAATGTTATTCTGCATGGACTCCTTACGGGAGGTCATTATGAGGACGCAATGGCCTATTACGAAGAAATGGTTCACAGAGTATTCTCTTTGGATGCATCTACCTTTTCCATTTTACTTGATTCTGCTACTGAAAAATAG